A stretch of Henckelia pumila isolate YLH828 chromosome 4, ASM3356847v2, whole genome shotgun sequence DNA encodes these proteins:
- the LOC140862030 gene encoding uncharacterized protein, which yields MELSEIQFNIIRFPHPRRSCSGEGDERSAQPILCRWRHPAVGLVAVNCDASYRASNDTGGYGIIIRDHMGRVKMTKASRFRMSCAIDKQKASRMEYGVKVLMLEMIAIRDGLRLSKSLGFMAVEVRSDSKTAIAILIGQAPCPDDCREIVSEIMLELRLFPVLGFIFVYGECNRAADFLSKFVTGYGEKCMDWSELPQDLHQIVLEDALGLLIERLPK from the coding sequence ATGGAGCTCTCGGAGATTCAGTTCAATATCATTAGGTTCCCGCATCCACGTCGATCTTGTTCAGGAGAAGGAGACGAGAGATCAGCGCAGCCAATTTTGTGTCGATGGAGACATCCAGCCGTCGGACTTGTGGCAGTAAACTGTGACGCATCGTATCGTGCCTCGAATGATACTGGAGGCTATGGTATAATTATCAGAGATCATATGGGAAGAGTGAAGATGACGAAAGCTTCTCGGTTTCGAATGAGTTGTGCGATTGACAAACAGAAAGCATCAAGAATGGAGTATGGAGTCAAGGTGTTGATGCTCGAGATGATTGCTATTCGAGACGGGCTTCGGCTTTCAAAGAGTTTAGGATTCATGGCGGTAGAGGTGCGATCCGACTCCAAGACCGCAATCGCCATCTTGATCGGGCAAGCCCCATGCCCCGACGACTGCCGGGAAATTGTATCTGAGATCATGTTGGAGTTGCGTTTGTTTCCCGTTCTTGGATTCATCTTCGTGTACGGAGAATGCAACAGAGCAGCAGATTTCCTATCTAAATTTGTGACGGGATACGGAGAAAAGTGCATGGATTGGTCGGAACTGCCTCAAGATTTACACCAAATAGTATTAGAGGATGCTTTAGGGTTGTTGATTGAAAGACtaccaaaataa